The proteins below come from a single Bactrocera dorsalis isolate Fly_Bdor chromosome 5, ASM2337382v1, whole genome shotgun sequence genomic window:
- the LOC105225580 gene encoding cubilin homolog has product MCIRKYFISLLIIVKIFSTVSDEFSEQPQIHADDGKLIFRAAPYRNITLRVKGEGGIFLNSVNILNKVKKKRTKLGPIQNEDVLTAERLRALLSTFKSDLQSLGVRYAVLQNRTRGRGLSINIRRSLGRLQRAQVRITRIENIILKNECEDKSDNGTKCKNGGTCYDGYNNFHCECPNGWSGKTCEEDVDECYLFAGTDLGCQNNGDCINTLGSFSCSCRNGFYGSHCRIRKAVCEESGNEELCGHGTCVYANNDAGYTCICDQGWTKNKVVPEAACNIDINECEEATNPCHSECINLPGSFKCAPCPIGYSGNGLFCSDINECSTDNGGCSIQPKVSCINTEGSYHCGECPVGWKGDGKICENTAPESCESKNICYAGAKCEYISNTVVCTCPPGMYGHGFGSDGCSLQLLTDPCTNHSCQNNATCEVVGSGTRCFCEPGFMGPTCDKPDACQSSPCQNGGTCTLLLNNKYRCSCPRGTTGPNCEIVRSFCGSIIQQRTGVLSYPPNGGEYLSNERCAWIIRTNISQILNVTFSRFDVEPATDCNKDWLQLHDGRSLASRLIGRFCGNSLPLGGNIKTSQNALFFWFRSDNETIGGGFNLTWNSMDYICGGVIDLKGESGIIRSPGYPGNTPPNRECEWKLSAPYGYRFLLRFFEINLGSTRDNNCTRDKVLIYDSDLLLRSICEPALVEPLHSSSNLIQVQFHTDAFGTDSSFQLHYEVVPTAPNCGGIFTEPAGVIAGYINGRICSYLIQQPIGTKIQLDFTNVDLVKSEGCYIQKIEIFDGNTDEANLLQRICGYQEGIEPLISSGNTMLIRYEYLLPSFSLPKSFEVHYKRVCNEEFISTDGGFVTTPNYPKSYYEHMECSFIIRGPVNTVVHINFTDFSISKNNAHQELDDASSSLLSNTTSFSADETFVDVYLSNNNKRRYYEGTFLHLVSEKNVLRIVFHGGSNQQKGRGIRIEYHFEKINCGGILTEDSGRIQHLSMTQPAAQDCEWVIEVPQGKHIQLNVHFQHWNVFKCDPGDTDVEIYANDTSTEGQLLMSFCQQSKTFRESFLTKTITVILHMSRKIRSLVNLVVDFKSVDNSAACGGNFTARYGVLKTPSWPKNYDDSMDCTWVISAPLGHKIELVVQNFSVETTSEICNDDYLEIRNGKSSTSPLIGKFCGSTIPARLPSFTNYLYLRFVSDSYISYKGFYITWQQTETGCGGKLNSYTGSIHSPHNSDVNAGTVSCDWLITVARGSTITAHITVVGHDSDLCSQNVLAVYDGRTVSSPQLKFNCTNIGSAVQLTTTSNQALIIYNFDKSDVENGLQFFIDYETNCNAKLDNLQGVIESPNFPDNYPPNLNCFWDVHGGQNNKFQLIFSHLNVEMRDESCDFDFVDVIDLRNEDILSKQHLCSNPHRTITTEGNRFQVKFVTDYSEHAIGFRLEYKRIGCGDKLSANYGTIKSPNAPYSIDMNCDWYIEVQAGRKIILNFHEIHIETERGDCTEDGIIVSDEKNSTTNLLKECRIDQVPVTITSPANRLYIHFFTSNTRSRKYISATYSTRDASCGGTFRGNSGQIKYPTNSDVSGINTECVWQIVVDNSYGINLVFDTFNISCSGTFLSVWKPLDSRDQLIQKTCGSILPESKWIQSNRLKVVFKASADGWGVFSFKFKRACGGYLNDTSGYIKARWDEHCEWKIESENSKIFLNILHLECDCSKQTNCTNGLKLIDGNDESKLNEFCDNHQSNIILSTSALYIYATKIEFNAKYSIVQSSCGGTLTSIRGILTSPYYPQTYPSNVECVWEIKASSGNYLELNINEMDIVESENCNQDFLEIRQKNELGKMVKLYCSNETVTEKLTIFERAWIKFRSSEGNTAKGFKLQWNYAHNSELNSSVGSIEAPPLNSIRNQEPYTWRILMPRGRFIFIDFKEYNRGLRLYDGFDDSALEIPISISPWQYTSSSNVLYLVSNNEALEAFKIDWKNVNNTVTQTNLTTNECNQTFILSYMNRLNISSPGYPKDYANDLDCEWVIKPQDPTEHVVLSIYDVKLELYAQSDYLRVFSSSNLRNWHQELNIFDSRNKSSLMPIEVVHGTPYLKVVFHSDYSFSNTGFTSIARTACGSNMTALTGQILNRRSWNSNALCTWHIEAQVGKRVVLNFSFGNRVVSKTQACRQYAVVYDGFDDNAPILPPGRICNQDGRNVKSLVSSTNRLTIKYNLNWTNIFEMDLDFNLTYQQVGSCETEIQLTHYLPSVNISSPNYPNVPNPHTDCNWLIVGPIGETLQAEFISRFSLNTRYCDKEFVEFFDGSTELSRSFGRFCTKPQPIRSTGNILRLHYLTDINEPRNGFLLNVSIANCGGIYTNVQGEISSKDYPAPGAYPKPEICEYTIKMPNPSRIRLNFNDLDLPFYANNLNHSDRIEIVTLSDNPETIAVLYGNATLMPILETDYNIITLRFITFPGSHLHRGFRLKFQRLYGGCYRDVDNESGVLTYKTLERSRLYTTCRWKIRVPKGQRVSFQFEEFELQSVANNTERFRMPSYPYIRTKISFFNDLELLSKITEIDANSVNMSEKIISSDNFMYVLIDNNAYLAPIRKIQARYSSNEESPCPKDINEQFAGTVDTNNLEPNTNFFCNTKFSLNGFETITFIIRELQVTRNNNNWIYAIRFNDERMLIPYKTVIANVSDTMVSVSSRGGMLSILQNDAVKIKRFSASFYRHSCGGSFDISDDFKIVFPPDDFEYNGDGKPVECSWLITGASESRPYKLIGNVSLINDCNKEYISVHSLMSSDQPLIAKICHNSTEIAAGIDLKKYIINILYHSSDYKASSSSFQIKTETSVACGMKTMVRSNSPTISVNSKSYRNNVECSWEFEAGLGLYMFLEFTGRFFIEKSENCTKDYLEIYTYEDEVWQPKERFCGREVPSKFNATSNRMLIVFRTDNSTTGDGFSFSVSASCLATFNVTDQVQIVHTPDLRSLPYSRFQCSYTFLSNSTNAINLQIREGSLSYARRPHYTSWSCSLGTFTVYKKDTDGNEIKAGEYCGPTEITENHYLRLTSNIFYDFFLISYQLNTCGGNISSYTIIRPLAAPKEEGDLYAHNMNCVWNVMAPTDYSILVRFKYFEMEAHDKCQLDFVAINAGPSPRADNELVKLCGNLSGDPPLVLVDANQAVITAVSDYSQAEKGFMAEVIFVRNCNERIALTNDDTVSQPLIMIRNYTIESYEELHCQIRVTAPESYRVKIQMRNLYINPVECAYKKCEQCNYLEIIEAAQTMDTSISMGKFCTKDGTKRTLVTSDEHALLQFSFIKAGNYTLELVLEMEKPVCGGPSEIDLRRETELTIQFPPNNGSTYPANAHCLWRIKSATDFQIHFEYLVLQTPSAETGKCVDYLRVAQYTTYLQEEENYCGNATGYTKYVTATTRSENDFTELTFHSDDSVEDKGFKISISTQQFCNRTYTKLSGNIDFSGSGELNQTCIQNIVLPDSFSINLYVLIITSHSAESNCSAPNFQVTDTSVNKTLRTRCISYYYDEHLQTNSSAISINARNFDQLNIFYFASKKSSGVGCGGEIHTMSGDISSPSYAHRNFSECRWDISVPEPNRLELSFRTFDMGSKVNCDLDYVNIIEISNDGEEKVAKSICANQYMNRFLPKTSKIAVVSKKSPNFDGNGWILNFRKIVN; this is encoded by the exons GGGAAAACGTGCGAAGAGGATGTGGACGAGTGTTATTTGTTTGCGGGTACCGATTTGGGCTGCCAAAATAACGGAGACTGTATTAATACCTTAGGAAGTTTTAG TTGCTCTTGTCGTAACGGATTTTATGGCTCGCATTGCCGGATACGTAAGGCCGTTTGCGAGGAGTCTGGCAATGAAGAACTATGTGGTCACGGAACATGCGTGTATGCGAACAACGATGCTGGCTACACATGCATCTGTGATCAGGGCTGGACTAAGAATAAAGTAGTGCCGGAGGCTGCCTGCAATATAGACATCAACGAGTGTGAAGAAGCAACTAATCCCTGCCATAGTGAATGCATCAACTTGCCGGGTAGCTTCAAATGTGCTCCATGTCCCATTGGCTATTCTGGGAATGGACTATTTTGCTCAGATATTAATGAATGTTCTACTGATAACGGTGGATGCAGCATTCAACCGAAAGTGTCGTGTATTAATACAGAG GGATCATATCACTGCGGCGAGTGTCCAGTAGGTTGGAAAGGTGAtggaaaaatatgtgaaaatactGCTCCAGAAAGTTGCGAATCCAAAAACATATGCTATGCCGGAGCGAAGtgtgaatatatttcaaatacagTCGTCTGCACCTGCCCACCGGGCATGTACGGTCATGGATTTGGTTCTGATGGTTGCAGTTTACAGTTATTAACCGATCCCTGTACGAATCATTCATGTCAG AATAATGCAACTTGTGAAGTGGTGGGAAGCGGTACACGATGCTTTTGTGAGCCCGGCTTTATGGGTCCCACATGCGATAAGCCCGATGCATGTCAATCTAGTCCGTGTCAAAATGGTGGCACCTGTACTCTTCTGCTAAATAATAAATACCGTTGCTCCTGCCCTCGTGGAACTACCGGTCCGAATTGCGAAATAGTTAGAAGTTTTTGTGGATCCATAATACAACAACGTACGGGCGTGTTATCTTACCCTCCGAATGGTGGGGAATACCTGTCAAATGAGCGATGTGCCTGGATAATACGCACCAATATTTCTCAAATATTAAATGTCACCTTCAGTAGATTTGATGTGGAACCAGCTACTGATTGCAACAAAGATTGGCTACAATTACACGATGGCCGGTCCTTAGCATCAAGACTGATTGGGCGCTTTTGTGGAAACTCTTTACCTCTGGGCGGCAATATAAAAACTTCGCAAAATGCGCTCTTTTTCTGGTTTCGTTCTGACAATGAAACGATTGGCGGCGGTTTCAATTTAACTTGGAATTCTATGGATTATATTTGCGGAGGAGTGATCGATCTCAAAGGAGAAAGTGGTATAATACGATCGCCGGGTTATCCAGGAAATACGCCACCTAATCGAGAGTGCGAATGGAAATTGAGTGCGCCATATGGCTATCGATTCCTTTtaagatttttcgaaattaatttaggTAGTACCAGAGATAACAATTGCACCAGAGATAAAGTGCTT ATATATGATTCGGACTTATTATTAAGATCAATATGTGAACCAGCTCTGGTAGAACCATTGCACTCTTCTTCTAACTTAATCCAAGTACAGTTTCACACGGATGCCTTCGGTACAGATAGCTCATTTCAGTTGCACTATGAAGTTGTCCCGACTGCACCCAACTGTGGCGGCATATTTACGGAGCCCGCAGGCGTCATTGCCGGCTACATCAACGGCCGCATTTGTTCGTATTTAATACAACAACCAATTGGCACAAAAATTCAGCTAGATTTTACAAATGTTGATCTCGTCAAATCCGAAGGTTGttacatacaaaaaatagaA ATCTTTGATGGAAATACAGATGAAGCCAATCTTCTCCAACGCATTTGCGGCTATCAGGAAGGTATTGAACCACTAATATCCAGCGGCAACACGATGCTAATACGTTATGAATACCTTTTGCCATCATTCAGCCTGCCAAAGAGCTTCGAAGTGCATTACAAAAGGG tttGCAATGAGGAATTTATTAGCACCGACGGAGGCTTTGTCACAACACCCAACTATCCAAAGTCGTATTATGAGCACATGGAATGCTCTTTTATCATACGAGGACCAGTAAACACCGTTGTACACATTAATTTTACGGACTTttcaataagtaaaaataatgcaCATCAGGAGTTAGACGACGCTTCCTCATCCTTGCTGAGCAATACTACATCTTTTAGCGCTGACGAAACGTTTGTTGAT gtttatttgtcgaataacaaTAAACGTCGCTATTATGAAGGAACATTTCTCCATCTGGTATCGGAGAAGAATGTTTTGCGTATAGTTTTTCATGGTGGCAGCAATCAACAAAAGGGGAGAGGCATACGCATTGaatatcattttgaaaaaattaattgcggCGGCATTTTAACTGAAGACAGTGGCCGAATCCAACATTTGTCAATGACCCAACCGGCGGCACAGGACTGCGAATGGGTGATCGAAGTGCCACAAGGAAAACACATTCAACTGAATGTACATTTTCAACATTGGAATGTATTTAAATGCGATCCAGGTGATACAGATGTTGAAATTTATGCTAACGATACTTCCACCGAAGGTCAGCTTTTGATGAG tttttgccaGCAATCAAAAACATTCAGGGAATCATTCCTTACGAAGACTATTACTGTAATCCTACATATGAGCCGCAAGATACGTTCTCTTGTCAATCTTGTAGTCGATTTTAAATCAGTTGATAACAGTGCAG ctTGTGGTGGGAATTTCACAGCGAGATACGGAGTTCTCAAAACACCGTCCTGGCCAAAAAATTACGATGATTCAATGGATTGTACATGGGTCATTAGTGCTCCATTAGGTCACAAAATAGAGCTTGtcgtgcaaaatttcagcgTAGAAACAACATCAGAAATTTGTAACGATGATTATTTAGAGATCAg AAATGGTAAAAGCTCAACATCCCCTTTGATTGGCAAATTCTGCGGAAGTACAATTCCCGCACGTTTACCATCCTTTACAAATTACCTTTATCTTCGTTTCGTTTCCGACTCTTATATATCCTATAAGGGCTTCTATATTACATGGCAGCAAACCGAAACCGGTTGTGGTGGTAAACTAAATTCGTACACGGGCTCCATACATTCTCCTCATAATTCAGATGTAAATGCTGGAACCGTATCTTGTGACTGGCTAATAACTGTAGCTAGAGGATCAACAATAACAGCACATATCACAGTTGTCGGACACGACTCGGATTTATGCAGTCAAAATGTTTTAGCTGTATACGATGGACGAACTGTAAGCAGTCCGCAATTAAAATTCAACTGTACGAACATTGGTAGCGCTGTTCAGTTAACAACTACTTCAAATCAGGCTTTAATAATTTACAACTTCGATAAGAGTGATGTTGAGAATGGCTTACAGTTCTTCATCGATTACGAGACTAACTGTAATGCTAAATTGGATAACTTACAAGGCGTAATCGAATCACCGAACTTTCCGGACAACTATCCGCCGAACTTAAATTGTTTTTGGGATGTTCACGGCGgtcaaaacaataaatttcaattgatATTTTCGCATTTAAACGTTGAAATGCGAGATGAAAGTTGCGATTTCGACTTTGTGGATGTTATTGATTTGCGCAACGAAGACATACTATCCAAGCAGCATTTGTGTTCGAATCCTCATAGAACCATCACAACTGAAGGAAATCGGTTCCAAGTCAAATTTGTTACCGATTATTCTGAGCATGCGATAGGTTTTAGGCTGGAGTACAAACGGATCGGTTGTGGCGATAAATTGTCGGCGAATTATGGTACCATAAAGTCACCTAATGCTCCGTATAGCATCGATATGAACTGTGACTGGTATATTGAAGTTCAAGCAGgaagaaaaattattcttaaCTTCCATGAAATACATATTGAAACTGAACGAGGTGACTGCACTGAAGATGGTATTATTGTTTCAGATGAAAAGAATTCCACTACTAACCTTTTAAAGGAGTGTCGTATAGATCAAGTTCCCGTTACAATAACATCACCGGCAAATCGCTtgtacattcatttttttacaaGTAATACAAGGTCGAGGAAGTATATATCCGCCACATATAGCACTCGAGATGCCTCATGTGGTGGAACCTTCCGCGGTAATAGCGGGCAAATCAAATACCCGACTAATTCGGATGTCTCTGGTATAAATACAGAATGTGTATGGCAAATCGTAGTAGATAACAGTTATGGAATAAATCTTGTTTTTGATACATTTAATATCAGTTGTAGTGGTACGTTTTTAAGTGTGTGGAAGCCACTTGATAGTAGAGATCAACTTATACAAAAAACTTGTGGAAGCATATTACCCGAGAGCAAATGGATACAAAGTAATCGCCTGAAAGTGGTTTTCAAAGCGAGTGCTGATGGTTGGGGAGTATTTTCCTTCAAATTCAAGCGC GCATGTGGAGGCTATTTGAATGATACTTCTGGTTACATAAAGGCACGTTGGGATGAACATTGTGAATGGAAAATTGAATCCGAGAACTCAAAGATTTTTCTCAATATCCTCCATTTAGAATGTGATTGTTCGAAGCAAACCAATTGCACAAACGGCTTGAAA TTAATAGATGGAAATGATGAAAGCAAGTTAAATGAATTTTGCGATAATCATCAGTCCAATATCATACTATCAACAAGTGCTTTGTATATTTATGCcacaaaaattgaatttaacgCAAAATATAGTATAGTACAAAGTTCATGTGGCGGCACCCTTACATCGATTCGAGGCATATTGACTTCACCGTACTATCCTCAGACCTATCCATCAAATGTTGAATGCGTATGGGAAATTAAAGCGTCCTCAGGAAACTACCTTGAGCTGAATATTAATGAAATGGATATTGTAGAATCCGAAAACTGTAATCAAGACTTCTTGGAAATACGACAGAAAAACGAGCTTGGCAAAATGGTCAAATTATATTGCTCTAATGAAACCGTTACGGAGAAACTAACCATATTTGAGAGAGCATGGATCAAATTTCGCAGTTCAGAAGGAAACACAGCGAAAGGCTTTAAGTTACAGTGGAATTATG ccCACAACAGTGAACTAAACAGCAGCGTGGGTTCAATAGAGGCGCCTCCGTTAAATTCTATTCGTAATCAGGAACCATACACTTGGAGAATTTTAATGCCTAGAggaagatttatttttattgacttcaAAGAGTATAATCGGGGTTTGAGG CTATATGACGGTTTCGATGACTCAGCCTTAGAGATACCGATATCCATTTCTCCCTGGCAATACACATCCAGCAGCAATGTTTTATATTTAGTAAGTAATAATGAGGCGTTGGaagcatttaaaattgattgGAAAAATGTGAACAACACTGTCACACAAACCAACCTAACTACAAACGAATGCAACCAGACATTTATTCTAAGCTATATGAATCGCTTAAATATATCTTCACCTGGCTATCCCAAAGATTATGCAAACGATTTGGACTGCGAATGGGTAATAAAACCACAAGATCCTACGGAGCATGTTGTTTTGAGCATATACGACGTTAAACTAGAGCTGTACGCGCAATCAGACTACTTACGGGTCTTTTCATCCTCAAATTTGAGAAATTGGCATCaagaactaaatatttttgatagcaGAAACAAATCAAGTCTCATGCCAATTGAAGTTGTGCATGGAACTCCATATTTAAAAGTGGTATTTCATTCAGATTATAGCTTTAGTAACACTGGTTTCACATCTATAGCAAGGACTGCTTGCGGATCCAACATGACCGCTTTAACAGGACAAATACTGAATAGACGCTCCTGGAATTCAAATGCGCTTTGCACATGGCATATTGAAGCACAAGTTGGAAAGCGGGTCGTCTTGAACTTTAGTTTTGGGAACCGTGTAGTATCGAAAACGCAGGCATGCCGACAATACGCAGTTGTGTATGACGGTTTCGATGATAACGCACCTATATTACCACCTGGACGCATATGCAATCAAGATGGTCGCAACGTTAAAAGTTTGGTGTCTTCCACTAACcgattaacaataaaatataacctAAATTGgactaatatatttgaaatggATCTTGACTTCAATCTAACTTATCAACAAGTCGGAAGTTGTGAAACGGAAATACAACTAACTCATTACCTGCCTTCAGTCAACATAAGCTCACCTAACTATCCCAATGTACCCAACCCACATACCGACTGCAATTGGCTTATAGTCGGTCCCATTGGCGAAACATTGCAAGCAGAATTCATAAGCCGATTTAGCCTTAATACTCGATATTGTGATAAGGAATTTGTTGAGTTTTTCGATGGCTCCACTGAGTTATCACGCAGTTTTGGGCGCTTTTGTACAAAACCACAACCGATACGTTCCACAGGAAATATTCTCCGTTTGCATTACTTGACGGATATAAATGAACCACGAAACGGCTTTCTACTCAATGTTTCTATAGCGAACTGTGGAGGCATTTATACTAATGTTCAGGGAGAAATCTCGTCGAAAGATTACCCTGCACCTGGCGCTTATCCGAAACCCGAAATTTGtgaatatacaataaaaatgcCAAATCCATCAAGGATACGTTTAAATTTCAATGATCTTGATTTACCATTCTATGCCAACAATTTGAACCATTCTGATCGCATAGAAATTGTCACGTTGAGCGATAATCCAGAAACGATTGCTGTTCTATACGGAAACGCTACGCTCATGCCAATCTTAGAAACCGATTATAATATCATAACGTTGCGGTTTATAACATTCCCTGGTAGTCATTTACATAGGGGATTTAGATTAAAATTTCAGCGGTTATATGGTGGTTGCTACCGCGACGTTGACAACGAGTCAGGTGTTTTAACATACAAAACTCTGGAGCGATCGCGTTTATATACAACTTGCAGATGGAAGATTAGAGTTCCGAAGGGACAACGAGTATCCTTTCAATTTGAAGAATTCGAATTGCAAAGTGTGGCCAATAATACAGAAAG ATTTCGAATGCCATCATATCCTTACATAAGAACAAAAATCTCATTTTTCAATGATCTGGAATTACTTTCAAAGATTACTGAAATTGATGCAAACAGCGTGAATATGTCCGAGAAAATAATCTCTTCCGATAACTTCATGTATGTCCTTATCGATAATAACGCATACCTAGCGCCAATACGCAAAATTCAAGCACGCTACAGCTCGAATGAAGAATCACCTTGCCCAAAAGACATTAATGAGCAGTTTGCTGGAACAGTGGATACTAACAACCTAGAACCGAACACAAATTTCTTTTGTAACACAAAATTTTCCCTAAACGGATTTGAAACTATAACATTTATTATTAGGGAGCTTCAGGTTACCAGAAATAACAATAATTGGATTTATGCCATTCGTTTCAATGACGAAAGAATGCTAATCCCATATAAAACGGTAATCGCGAATGTTAGTGATACGATGGTATCGGTGTCATCCCGAGGTGGCATGCTTTCCATTTTACAGAATGATGCGGTTAAGATTAAACGATTTTCTGCAAGCTTTTACCGCCATTCCTGTGGCGGAAGTTTTGATATATCTGATGATTTCAAAATAGTGTTTCCCCCAGACGACTTTGAATACAATGGAGATGGCAAGCCTGTTGAGTGTTCATGGCTGATCACAGGTGCTTCCGAAAGTCGTCCATATAAACTTATCGGAAATGTCAGTCTTATTAACGATTGCAATAAAGAATACATCAGCGTTCATTCCCTTATGTCTTCGGATCAACCACTAATAGCGAAAATATGCCACAATTCAACAGAAATCGCTGCTGGTATTGacttaaaaaagtatataataaacatattgtATCATTCAAGCGATTATAAGGCAAGCTCATCATCATTTCAGATAAAGACTGAAACATCAGTTGCCTGCGGCATGAAAACGATGGTTAGAAGTAATTCCCCAACAATTTCAGTAAATTCGAAAAGTTATCGAAACAATGTCGAATGCAGTTGGGAATTTGAAGCAGGGTTAGGACTCTACATGTTTTTGGAATTCACTGGGagattttttatagaaaaatccGAAAACTGTACAAAAGATTATCttgaaatatacacatatgaagATGAAGTTTGGCAGCCGAAAGAAAGATTTTGTGGCCGAGAGGTTCCTAGCAAATTTAATGCAACATCGAATCGCATGCTTATTGTATTTCGCACTGATAATTCGACTACTGGAGACGGATTCTCTTTTAGCGTTTCAGCATCGTGTTTAGCTACTTTCAATGTTACCGACCAGGTGCAAATAGTGCATACGCCTGATTTACGAAGCTTGCCGTACTCAAGATTTCAGTGCAGTTATACATTTTTATCGAACTCCACAAATGCAATCAACTTACAAATCAGAGAAGGTTCCCTCTCTTATGCTCGCCGACCACACTATACATCGTGGTCATGTTCATTGGGAACTTTCACGGTTTATAAAAAAGATACAGatggaaatgaaattaaagCCGGCGAATATTGTGGTCCAACTGAGATAACTGAAAATCATTATTTGCGTTTAACGTCCAATATATTCTACGATTTCTTTTTGATATCTTATCAATTAAATACGTGTGGCGGAAATATTTCTTCGTATACAATAATTCGCCCTCTGGCAGCACCAAAAGAAGAAGGGGACTTATACGCACACAATATGAATTGCGTTTGGAATGTAATGGCACCGACCGATTACTCCATATTAGtacgttttaaatattttgaaatggaaGCACACGACAAATGCCAATTGGATTTTGTCGCCATCAATGCCGGCCCGTCTCCAAGAGCGGACAATGAACTAGTTAAGTTATGTGGGAATTTAAGTGGCGACCCGCCTCTGGTCTTGGTCGATGCGAATCAGGCTGTCATCACAGCAGTATCTGATTATAGCCAAGCAGAAAAAGGGTTTATGGCTGAGGTGATATTTGTGCGTAACTGTAATGAGCGCATTGCATTGACCAACGACGACACCGTTTCACAACCTCTTATAATGATCCGAAATTATACAATTGAGTCATATGAGGAATTACACTGTCAAATTCGTGTGACCGCACCAGAAAGTTATCGCGTCAAAATTCAAATGCGTAATCTATATATCAATCCAGTTGAATGTGCGTACAAGAAATGTGAACAGTGCAATTACTTAGAGATCATTGAAGCCGCGCAAACAATGGATACCTCCATTTCAATGGGGAAATTTTGCACGAAAGACGGCACCAAAAGAACGCTGGTAACCTCCGATGAGCATGCATTACTACAGTTCAGTTTTATTAAGGCGGGAAATTATACACTCGAACTTGTTTTGGAAATGGAAAAGCCTGTATGTGGCGGACCCAGTGAAATAGACTTGCGGCGTGAAACG GAGCTAACTATCCAATTTCCACCTAATAATGGGTCCACATATCCTGCTAATGCACACTGCCTCTGGCGTATAAAATCAGCAACagattttcaaattcattttgaATACCTGGTCTTACAGACGCCGTCTGCTGAGACGGGCAAATGCGTTGACTATCTTCGTGTAGCCCAATATACG acTTACTTACAGGAAGAGGAAAATTATTGCGGCAATGCCACGGGCTATACCAAATATGTAACTGCCACTACGAGAAGCGAAAATGATTTTACCGAACTCACTTTTCATAGCGATGACTCCGTAGAGGATAAAGgctttaaaatatcaatttccACTCAACAAT TTTGCAATCGCACTTATACAAAACTCAGCGGAAATATCGATTTCAGTGGAAGTGGCGAGCTAAATCAAACCTGCATCCAAAATATTGTGTTACCAGACAGTTTCAGCATTAACTTATATGTGCTCATAATTACTTCGCATTCTGCAGAAAGCAATTGCTCTGCGCCAAATTTCCAG gtAACTGACACCTCAGTTAATAAAACTTTACGGACTCGATGTATCTCCTATTATTACGATGAGCACCTGCAAACAAACTCGAGTGCAATTAGTATTAATGCCAGGAACTTtgatcaattaaatatattttactttgcCAGCAAAAAATCCTCGGGCGTAGGTTGCGGCGGTGAGATACACACAATGAGCGGTGATATTTCGAGTCCTTCTTATGCGCACCGAAACTTTTCTGAGTGTCGTTGGGATATAAGCGTTCCTGAACCAAATCGCCTGGAACTATCTTTTAGAA CGTTTGACATGGGTTCAAAGGTAAACTGTGACTTGGATTATGTAAATATCATTGAAATTTCAAACGATGGAGAAGAAAAAGTGGCGAAAAGTATATGCGCAAACCAGTACATGAATCGCTTCCTTCCGAAAACAAGCAAAATAGCGGTTGTTTCGAAGAAATCACCAAACTTTGATGGAAATGGATGGATTCTGAACTTCCGAAAGATAGTTAACtag